A portion of the Nitrospirota bacterium genome contains these proteins:
- the egtD gene encoding L-histidine N(alpha)-methyltransferase gives MTTYTVLGSAREEERLIGEFAADVARGLAAEPKSLPCKYIYDERGSGLFSRIMDLDVYYLTHCETEILETCKDSICERAWSRGLNVVELGAGDGKKTKILLGHLIERRLGFNYVPIDISESAVRDLTRDLRTSMPEMETHGLVAEYMSGIRWLSSNNQGGNLVLFLGSSIGNFSPAGARRFLRSLRQSMGGDDRLLMGFDLVKDVRVMESAYDDPEGVTALFNLNMLERINRELDGRFDIGAFRFRSGWDPESMAIQSCLVSTGEQDVRIEGLDLTARFARGEAIHTESSYKFTVEAVEDLAAASGFEPVEFYFDSRAYFLDALLKPLP, from the coding sequence ATGACGACATATACGGTCTTAGGGTCCGCAAGGGAAGAAGAGAGGCTCATCGGGGAGTTCGCGGCCGACGTCGCCCGGGGGCTTGCCGCCGAGCCCAAGAGCCTTCCGTGCAAATACATCTACGATGAGCGGGGCAGCGGGCTGTTCTCGCGCATCATGGACCTCGACGTCTACTACCTCACCCACTGCGAGACCGAGATACTGGAGACGTGCAAGGACTCCATATGCGAAAGGGCGTGGTCCAGGGGGCTGAACGTCGTCGAGCTCGGGGCCGGGGACGGCAAGAAGACCAAGATACTGCTGGGGCACCTGATAGAGCGGCGCCTGGGGTTTAACTACGTGCCCATCGATATCTCGGAGAGCGCGGTGCGGGACCTCACCAGGGACCTCAGGACCTCCATGCCGGAGATGGAAACGCACGGCCTCGTGGCCGAGTACATGAGCGGCATACGCTGGCTTTCATCGAACAACCAAGGCGGAAACCTCGTGCTCTTCCTGGGCTCGAGCATAGGCAATTTCTCCCCGGCCGGGGCGCGGCGTTTTCTCCGCTCCCTCCGGCAATCCATGGGCGGCGACGACCGCCTCCTGATGGGCTTCGACCTCGTCAAGGACGTGCGCGTGATGGAAAGCGCGTACGACGACCCCGAGGGCGTAACCGCGCTTTTCAACCTCAACATGCTCGAGCGCATAAACCGCGAGCTGGACGGCCGGTTCGATATCGGCGCGTTCCGCTTCCGAAGCGGCTGGGACCCGGAGTCCATGGCAATCCAGAGCTGCCTGGTGAGCACCGGGGAGCAGGACGTGCGCATAGAGGGCCTGGACCTTACGGCGCGGTTTGCCAGAGGGGAGGCGATTCATACGGAGTCTTCATACAAATTCACCGTGGAGGCCGTCGAAGACCTCGCGGCCGCCTCGGGATTCGAGCCGGTCGAGTTCTATTTCGACTCCAGGGCGTACTTTCTCGACGCCCTTTTAAAGCCCCTGCCCTGA